In Numida meleagris isolate 19003 breed g44 Domestic line unplaced genomic scaffold, NumMel1.0 unplaced_Scaffold338, whole genome shotgun sequence, the DNA window AGTGGATGAGAGAGAAGATAGTGAGCCCACTTTTATATTACTCCAGCACTAACCCTGGCCCACAGACAGTGTAAGCAGGCTGTAATTTTCCACAAGACTCAACTCAAATGCAAATTATCCTTCCTAATGGTACACattgtggttttgtttccctctactctgccatttcatttcctcatttctgaCATGTTTATTTTGTCAAGGTGACTTCCTTTCAGTGTTCATGTGAGAGACCCAAGGAATGGTTGGCAGCTCCCTTTTGCAGGATGTGCCCCATCTCCTCACGGCACTTCACTCCTCACCAAGCATCTAAGTCTTCTCTTCCTTAAGGTCATTCCACATGGATCTGCCTACTCCCTCCCTCTTACTCTAATCTGACGGTCTCAGGCCATTGTGCAGCAAGCCACATATCTGTTGGAAGGACAACTCGGCAGGGCATAAGCAATCCAGGCGATTCCTTTTATGTTTCTTGCTAGCTTCCTGCTCCAAATGATAAGACCATGGAGGGTAGAAGAGCCTAAGAAAGCTAGTTAGTACTTAGAGATCTCCTTCTCCTAACTCAGGAGGGAGGCATTCCAACAAAGAGGTCATCAGGTAAAAGTAGGAAGAGGCCTGCTTGGAGGAACGAAAAGATGTTGGCCAAACTCAAACACAAAATTACGAAGCCTCTGGAGGATGGAAGCAAGAACAGGTAACCTGAGAGGAATGCAGCCACAATGTCCATGCAGCCAGGGATCAAGTAAGGAAAGCTGAAGGCCTGATAGAATTCAATCTCAGAGAGGACATCGAGGGCAACAAAAAGCACTTCTACAAGGGAACACATGGAACGGTCGTGATCAAGAACACCATAGATACACTAAAATCTCCCCGACTCCATCAAGGAGACAATGCATCCTTTCTGCATGAACAAAGCACACCTCTGCCCTGCTGACACGGAGGCATCTAGAACATGCTCCAAAAGTGCAAGATAATACATTTGGAAGCCAAGATTCCTGAAGAGACTCTCCTGACACATGGCAATTCTGAATCTAATTTTgggttggccatgagccaccCTTTCACTGTGAAGCTGCCCCAACTGTGTGTGCTGTTTGCAGGCCTGAACATCACTCACACCAGGTAGTTCCATCCCTGAAAGGAGGAAGAGCAAGATGCTGTTCAGAaatccagcacagccagctACTCTAGAGGAGAGACAAGAATTCATGAGACTTTTTGGGTGGTTATGTATCTCAGAAAGGAAAGGTTTTCCTTTCACTAAACAGCTGATGGTGTCGGTTAGCTGATGACCCCAGAGACTCTCATGAAAATGGACAATGCAAAAAAAGCATGCAAGCCTCCTCCCAGAACAGTAAGCTGTATGCAAAGGCATTGGCAAGCAGCAGAACTGCCCTCCTGCCATTTCAGGCCAAGAGAcaggcagggagggagaaggacCAAATGAGTCCTCAGGCAAAGAAGGCTCTGGGTGTCTTGGAGGGGGCTGCATTGGCAGGAGGATATGCCTTCCTTGCTGATAAGGTGGTTACAAATAAGGTCATGACATTTCCCTTGCTACATATTCggtgcctgcagcacagaatcCATCCAGCACTTGGGACGCGTCTTTTACCCATAGTGACGTGTTTCTGCAAGGAAACTCTTTGTGCCTGTCATCCTGGAACATGAAAGGTGCCTCCACGGCCAATTTGTGAAGgtcagaaacaagaaatgaagTGGCTGGGTTGACAGAAACCAAAAGCCCAACCTGTGCCATTAGGAAGGGTAATTTGCATTTGAGGTGAGTCTCATGTAAAATTACTGCCCGTGTGGAGTGACTGTGGGcctggggcagtgctggagtGGTATAAAAGCGGTCCCAACTCCTCACTCAGTCATCCACTGCTCTTGCCTCCATCTCCCTGGGAACGAAGTAAGTGCGAAGACATTTCACaaattcctcctcctctgggATTTCTCTTCACATGCAAGTGTGTGTGTTCTACTTAGGGCCTTGGGAAAGCATTTAGCCCAGTTAGAGGGAAGGGGGCAGCGGGCATGGCGTTCAGAGGTGCTAGATCTTTCGTGAGGTGTCTCCTGCATTATTGGCTAGGCAACAACCAGGCTACTATTGGCAGGAACACGGGTGCTAAATGGGAGAACAAGCACATTGCCCTGCCACTTACATGATGGTATAGCAGGCTGCTCCTCACTCTCCCCTTCCTTTGCACGACACTCTCTCCCAACAGGTGCCCTTCCAGACACAAGACATGTCCTGCTACGACCAGTGCCTGCCACGCCTGCCATGCCAGCCCTGCGGCCCGACCCCACTGGCCAACAGCTGCAATGAGTCCTGTGTCAGGCAGTGCCAGGACTCCAACGTCTTCATCCAGCCCTCTCCCGTGGTGGTGACCCTGCCTGgacctaaccctaaccctaaccctaagcCTGACCTACACAGCTGGCCCAGATAGGAAACCCCAATCATCCATGAATCTTAGATttgatcatggactggcctgaaggtaaacAATTTGAAACATCACCAGGGGAGGAGGTAACACATGCCAAAGAGGCCCCACTGTATATCGAAGTACCAGcgaaggaaaagaaatatgccttGCTCACTGATGCATCCTACCTTATTGTGGGAAATTATCGGAGTGGGAAGGCTTGTGTGTGAAGCCCTATGTGGCATGTTACAGAGGCCAcggaaggagaaggagaatcGAGACAATTTGCAGAGGTGAAGGCTGTTCAGCTGGACCTAGATATTGCCAAACAAGAGAAGTGGacaatgaatcacagaatcatagaatcaccgaagTTGGAAAAGAgtccaagatcatccagtccagccatccacctaccaatatttccccactaaaccatgttccttcatacaacatctaaatgtttcttgaaaaactccagggatggtgactccaccacctccatgggaagcctgttcctgtgcctgagcactctttcagagaagaaatatttcctaacgtccaacctgaatctcctctggcagaacttgaggccattccctgtTGTCCAGTCTTTAGTtaggtgggagaagaggccaatcctGACgtcaccacaacctcctttcaggtagctgtagagagcagtaaggtctcccctgagcctcttcttctccagactaagcaattccagttccctcagccactcctcacaaGATTTCTGCAtcagtgaaagcaaaacaactgGTAGCACAGAGGCAAACccatttgggctgctgaactgtaaAAAACATTGCTACCCAGGTAGAGAATATGGCCATCAAGGTAcatcatgtagatgctcatgtaCGCAGGAGCTGGGACACTGAAGACCACAAAAACAACCAGCAGGTAGATAGGGCCACTAGAACTGATATGGCTCAGGTAGATTTATACTGGCAACACAATGGTGAGTTATTTGAAGCTCAGTGGGCCCATGACACCTCAGGCCATCaaagaagagatgcaacatataAATGGGCTCAAGATCAAGGGGTGGACTTAACCATGGATGACGCTATTGTGCAAGTTATTAATGAATGTGAAACATGCTGCAATTAAGCAGTCCAAGTGAATAAAACCTCTCTGGTGTGAAAGGTGATGGAAAGACTATAAATatggagatgtccctgcctataacAGGAGGACtaaaactagatgatcttaaaggtcccttccaaccagaaccattctatgattctatgattctgtgattccacgaTCATATTCCCAGTCATGCACTAGCTTCCAGAAAAGTTGAAAGACaaaatggattgttaaaaactaTGCTAAAAGCAATGTGTGTTGGAACCTTCAAGCATTGAGATAAACATCTAGCAGAAGCCACTGGGTTGATCAATATTTGGGGATCTGTAAATCAAGACAGCCCTGCCCAATCCAGTCTCTTCTGTACTGTAGAAGGGGATAAAGTCTGTgtagttgtcatggttttgtgattttttgttgttggtattccacatcataacatcatgtataGCACTcgcagttaaagagttaatgttctggttctgtggacTGGTgtttttgggtgcttggttcttggagggggaggggaggagttGCATTCCTCAGAGGTCTTTGCGCCTGGAGGGGGTTGGTGAAGCCACCTGGTGGACCTGGAGTGCCTTTCTTCGTTTGCTGCGGAGGAGCACGTagtccccctgcagcttacagagtaagGGCTCAGCTttggactctctctctctctcttattgCTGCttgatttgttggcctcaattttgatatcatatttagtaaattaacgttcgTCCTCAgatctttgctgctgttttgttttagaccctTCCACTATTTCCTTagccttcctcctttttctttttttcccccagagcgtgggtccatgggtcccctgcctCATTAGTCACAGGACCAAGCCGGCCTGTAAACCGccaatacttctttttttctcctttctttcttttccaggctggtaggcctgtgggcctgctcTCCCtctgtcacggacacagatccatGGATAACTCCGTGACAGTAGTACATATGAAGAATGCACTAGGGAAAACGGTTTGGGTTATCCCAGCTTTGGGCAAGGACTACAGTTCCCAGAGTGTTCTGGTGATTCCTGTATGGCTcctaggaaggaaggaagcaatttAACCACAATTTTCTTCCAGCCATACTGCCAAAGCACTGCACAGTTAAAAGGCATCTCTCTCTCCCATTTGCTTGATTTATTATCCTTGatcctttttatattgtattatctcacattcctttACCATTTCTAGTAAATTAGTTCCTCTTTATCTAAACTAAGCTCCTTTTTGTCACTTCTCTGCTGACATCTtgaggggatggggagggaaaAGGGACAAGATTCCTACTGTGCAACAGAAGACCCTCAATCTGTGACACCCTCCCTGGTCGTCCTACAGCTCAGGCTCCTCACTCAGGGCCAACAGTGGCCACCTCCTGCAGAATGTGCACTGAGGCTGAGAGGGCAAGTGAGGATAGTGAGAAGCAAAACTGGGCCTGAAGGTCAAAGACACTGCAGGACTGGTGGACAACACCCACATGTGAGAGTGACAGTGCTCTGCCAAAGAAGATAGCTGCATAATGTTCCAGGCTACCCCTGACTGGGAAAAGGTGATGGGTCCCCATGTGTTGCACATGCTTGCTGAAGTCCACAGAACAGCAGACATCCTGCTGGCACATGGGGTGTTTGCAGGGAAGAATGATGCAGAGGCACAGACTGAGATGCACCACAGTTTTATTGAGTCAAAGGAGGGAAACAAAGTTGCTCCAAGGGGACGACATCATGCAGGAATCAGCAGGGACAGAATCTGCACTGTGTGGCCATGGTGGACATCCCCCTAGCTGTCCATCTGCTCTTTCCACAGGGGGAGAAGTGCCACCAGCTTCTCCCTCGGCTGGTTGTTGGGGTTTGACAGACCAGAGGAGCAGAGATGACAAACAGGAAgtcaggaggaaaaggagagagtgGAAGAGGGGAAGGGCAGACATGGGCAGTGCATTCTGAGAGTCCATGCTGGCCCCATCTTTTTGCAAGAGGTGTTGGCATTGCATGGCCCCTCCGAAAACAACATCCCAGTGCTCCATCTCAGATCCGCTACCAATTTTGGGTCCCGGGAGGTCTTTCTCCAGGACCATGGCCAGTAGCTTTAGCAGGGGTAGCACCGCCTGCCACAGTAGCGGCTGCCGAAGCCAGAAAGGCCAAAGCCTCCAGAGGAGATGGGCACACCctcagagctgaggatgctgccaacGGCAGCGGAGGTGGAGGATCCCACGGCGGTGTTCTgcgggaaggagctgaggatgggtcCGGGCAGGGTCACCACCACGGGAGAGGGCTGGATGAAGACGTTGGAGTCCTGGCACTGCCTGACACAGGACTCATTGCAGCTGTTGGCCAGCGGGGTTGGGCCACAGGGCTGGCATGGCAGGCGTGGCAGGCACTGGTCGTAGCAGGACATGTCTTGTGTCTGGAAGGGCACCTGTTGGGAGAAAGGGCCTTGCAAAGAAAGGGGATAGTGAGAAGCACCCTGCCTTCCCAGCACGGAGATCCTAGGCACAGTGCTGACTAGAAATAAAGAGGCTGTGTCATGAATCCCGTGATCTTCTCCTTACATTTGGCCTTGCCAAGAGTGAACAGGCACAGTCAGGCTGCTGCCCAGACTATAGCTCAGGAGATGCCTCAGGCAAGACCTAGCATCTCTCCATTTCACACCTGCCGCCCTCTTCCCTCTCCCAAGACTAGTTGCCTTCCCGAGAGCCAGAAAGGATGAAGGCACTTGTATGTGCAGAGAAATACTGGAGGAGGATGGATTGATGAAAGGGCTTCAGACTCACCTTGTTCCTGGGGTGATGGAGACAAGAGGAGTGGttgggagagagagaagatggGCCTGCTTTTATACTGCTTGGGCACTGCCCCAGGCCAACAGTCACTCCATGCAAGCAGTAATTTTCCTAGAGACTCACCTCAGATGCAAATTTTGCTTCCCAGTGGTGCaggttgtggttttgtttccctcagctcaTCCATTTCAATTCCTCATTTCTAAAATGCCTATTTTTCCACACTGACCCCTTTAAGTGCCAGCATGAGAGACCTAAGGATTACGCCAGTACAACAGCACCAAAATTAACaggactggaagaagaaaacactgttggCCAAactcaaatacaaaaatacGAAGCCACTGGAGGATGGAGGTATGGATGGGTAACCTGAGAGGATTATGGCCAGAGTGTCTGTGCAGCCAGGAATCAAGTGAGGAAATATAAAGCCCTGATAGAATTCAGTCTTGCAAAGGACATCAAGGGCAACAGCAAGTGGCTTTCAGGAGTCCCATGGCTCCAGAGGGCAAGCTGAAAAGCTGGAGCTAACGACATGTACCTTTGGGTCAGGGAAGCCTTGAGTAAACTGGTTATTTTTAACACATCATTTATATCTATCCCATGATGAGATGCACCcatgagtgctgagggagctggccaCTCTTGATAAACATAAGTTGGTGACTGGGAGAAGTGCCCCAAAACTGGAGAAAGTGCACGTCACTCCTATTTAAGAAGACCAAgaaggaggaagcagggagCTACAGGACCAGAGGCTTCAGCTCTGTCTCTTGGTAGGAGATGGAACAGTGCGTCCTGGCATAACCTGGAtcctggaaaccatttccatGCTCATGAAGGATGAAAATATCTACAGCATGATAGTGAGCATGGATTCACTATGGAGAAGTCATGGCTTGATCAAGC includes these proteins:
- the LOC110391275 gene encoding feather keratin 3-like; amino-acid sequence: MSCYDQCLPRLPCQPCGPTPLANSCNESCVRQCQDSNVFIQPSPVVVTLPGPILSSFPQNTAVGSSTSAAVGSILSSEGVPISSGGFGLSGFGSRYCGRRCYPC